In a genomic window of Candidatus Eisenbacteria bacterium:
- a CDS encoding IS110 family transposase: MKPRVYAGVDLGGTFHQVQVTNAAGERLGKSFRIGRGKAAMVELQQGLQRVAGDEVEAVYTIEATQSFWLELVHPLQRAGALVYLVSPSKSTALRTFYRRHTKNDAIDAEALSRLPVVDPALRPATASAAKWDMLRRLVRQSWQLKGQMANRKRRIMTRVLMVYPGYEAVFRDRYCGASLLFCRRYLDPAKARRLGRRRLSVLLRKRALGKFDAPRAERLWQVIENAPELNLCYDDLQLLVNQDLDLLEAEERCQQALRERIAELYGELDPDTRLTSVPGLGDYLAGAITAYIGEPGRFTNADQVVALSGLCARLKSSAGTDTANQPLTQHGDPVLRGCAYLAAEISRHYDPELRAFHRRLTARGKHYKQASCALAAKILRRCFALLRDQRGYQVAHQEQLLRAQSEEGKTVRKSVHEVAERLNDV, from the coding sequence ATGAAGCCACGAGTCTATGCGGGCGTGGATCTAGGCGGGACGTTTCACCAGGTTCAGGTTACGAATGCCGCTGGCGAACGATTGGGCAAGTCGTTCCGGATCGGCCGCGGCAAGGCGGCGATGGTGGAGTTGCAGCAGGGACTGCAGCGGGTGGCCGGGGACGAGGTCGAGGCGGTCTACACGATCGAAGCGACTCAGAGCTTCTGGCTCGAGCTGGTGCATCCGCTGCAACGTGCTGGGGCGCTGGTGTACCTGGTGTCGCCTTCCAAGAGCACGGCGCTGCGGACGTTCTACCGGCGCCACACCAAGAACGACGCGATCGACGCCGAGGCGCTGTCGCGACTGCCGGTGGTCGATCCGGCACTGCGGCCGGCGACCGCGAGCGCCGCGAAGTGGGACATGCTGCGGCGCTTGGTGCGCCAGTCGTGGCAGCTCAAGGGGCAGATGGCCAATCGCAAGCGGCGGATCATGACCCGCGTGCTGATGGTCTATCCCGGGTACGAAGCGGTGTTCCGGGATCGCTACTGCGGGGCGTCGCTGCTGTTCTGCCGACGATATCTGGACCCTGCCAAGGCCCGCCGACTGGGGCGCCGGCGGTTGAGCGTGCTGCTGCGCAAGCGGGCCCTGGGCAAGTTCGACGCGCCACGGGCCGAACGTCTGTGGCAGGTGATCGAAAATGCTCCCGAGCTCAACCTGTGCTACGACGACTTGCAGCTGCTGGTGAACCAGGATCTCGACTTGCTGGAAGCCGAGGAGCGCTGCCAGCAGGCGCTGCGGGAACGGATCGCCGAGCTCTATGGCGAGCTCGACCCCGATACTCGGCTGACCAGCGTCCCCGGACTGGGCGACTACCTGGCCGGGGCGATCACGGCCTACATCGGTGAGCCCGGGCGCTTCACGAACGCGGATCAGGTCGTGGCACTCTCGGGCCTGTGCGCGCGCCTCAAGAGCAGTGCCGGCACCGACACGGCGAACCAGCCGCTCACCCAGCACGGTGATCCGGTGCTGCGTGGCTGCGCCTATCTCGCAGCCGAGATCAGCCGCCACTACGATCCCGAGCTACGGGCGTTCCACCGGCGACTGACGGCGCGCGGCAAACACTACAAGCAGGCCTCGTGCGCACTGGCGGCCAAGATCTTGCGGCGGTGCTTCGCGCTGCTCCGAGATCAGCGCGGCTACCAAGTGGCTCACCAGGAGCAGCTGCTCCGTGCCCAGAGCGAAGAGGGGAAGACCGTCCGCAAGTCGGTACACGAGGTCGCAGAGCGCCTCAACGACGTGA
- a CDS encoding T9SS type A sorting domain-containing protein has protein sequence MFARIRLAPSLVLALAILAHRPALAAWSANGNVVCSAAGDQANTLLIADGSDGMFVAWQDDRTGTSDLYVLRLNASGSVAPGWPADGYAVCTASGDQKLAVMAPDGAGGFYMAWEDYRVPGGESDVYIQRITGSAAIASGWPSNGLAVCALARSQGYPSLMADASGATIAWQDDRDGVSSDLFIQRVSAAGAPQWGANGIPLCIATGNQFFPSMIGDGAGGVFVAWQDARNGDPDVYAQRVSALGASLWASNGIAACTARYEQLAPRLVPDGFGGAILAWDDYRDFNADVFAQRLNASGARQWAVGGVPLCTDLSEQYSAGIVPDGGGGAIVIWTDYRGGAGDIYAQRVNGSGAVQWNADGAVMCNATGDQFDAIVVPDPANGMYLAWSDARAGAGAADIYAKRVTSSGGTANGWETNGSLVCDATNAQMRPAVLADGAGCFVAWSDERGGVGTPDIYAWRAGGSSSVDVPLPSLEAAAVDLAPPFPNPARFGVTLRFQTAESSPARLTVVDLAGRRVRALLDNPDLGPGFHTVQWNLRDDAGALAPAGVYLIALQTSTGPRVRKVTVVR, from the coding sequence TTGTTCGCTCGCATTCGCCTCGCGCCGAGCCTCGTGCTCGCGCTCGCCATTCTCGCGCATCGTCCCGCTCTCGCGGCGTGGAGCGCCAACGGCAACGTCGTGTGCAGCGCCGCCGGCGACCAGGCCAACACGCTCCTCATCGCGGACGGCAGCGACGGCATGTTCGTCGCCTGGCAGGACGACCGCACCGGCACCAGCGATCTCTACGTGCTGCGTCTGAACGCAAGCGGCTCCGTCGCCCCCGGCTGGCCTGCCGACGGCTACGCGGTCTGCACCGCGAGCGGCGATCAGAAGCTCGCGGTGATGGCGCCGGACGGGGCGGGAGGCTTCTACATGGCGTGGGAGGACTATCGCGTGCCGGGCGGGGAATCCGACGTCTACATCCAGCGCATCACCGGAAGCGCCGCGATCGCGAGCGGCTGGCCGTCCAACGGGCTCGCCGTGTGCGCGCTCGCGCGCTCGCAGGGTTACCCGAGCCTGATGGCCGATGCCAGCGGGGCGACGATCGCGTGGCAGGACGACCGCGACGGCGTCTCGTCCGACCTCTTCATCCAGCGCGTCAGCGCGGCGGGGGCGCCGCAATGGGGCGCCAATGGAATTCCGCTCTGCATCGCGACCGGCAACCAGTTCTTTCCGTCGATGATCGGCGATGGAGCCGGAGGCGTGTTCGTGGCCTGGCAGGATGCGCGGAACGGCGATCCCGACGTCTACGCACAGCGAGTGAGCGCGCTGGGCGCCTCGCTCTGGGCGTCGAATGGAATCGCGGCATGCACGGCTAGATACGAGCAGCTCGCTCCGCGTCTGGTGCCCGACGGATTCGGCGGAGCCATCCTGGCGTGGGACGATTACCGCGATTTCAACGCCGATGTCTTCGCCCAGCGATTGAACGCTTCGGGCGCCCGGCAATGGGCCGTGGGCGGCGTGCCGTTGTGCACCGACCTGTCGGAGCAGTACAGCGCCGGCATCGTGCCCGACGGCGGCGGTGGAGCGATCGTGATCTGGACCGACTACCGGGGCGGCGCGGGCGATATCTATGCTCAGCGCGTCAACGGCTCGGGAGCCGTCCAGTGGAACGCCGACGGGGCGGTGATGTGCAACGCGACCGGGGACCAGTTCGACGCCATCGTCGTGCCGGATCCGGCCAACGGCATGTATCTGGCGTGGTCCGACGCCCGCGCCGGAGCCGGCGCCGCCGACATCTACGCCAAGCGCGTCACATCGTCGGGCGGCACCGCGAACGGCTGGGAGACGAATGGCTCGCTGGTCTGCGACGCGACGAACGCCCAGATGCGGCCCGCCGTGCTCGCCGATGGCGCGGGCTGCTTCGTCGCGTGGTCCGACGAGCGTGGCGGCGTGGGAACACCCGACATCTACGCGTGGCGGGCCGGAGGCTCGAGCTCGGTGGACGTTCCGTTGCCGTCGCTCGAAGCCGCGGCGGTGGATCTGGCTCCGCCGTTTCCGAACCCTGCGCGCTTCGGCGTCACGCTTCGCTTCCAGACCGCGGAATCCAGTCCCGCGAGGCTCACCGTGGTCGACCTCGCAGGACGGCGCGTGCGCGCCTTGCTCGACAATCCCGACCTCGGTCCCGGATTCCACACGGTTCAGTGGAACCTGAGGGACGATGCCGGCGCCCTGGCGCCGGCCGGCGTTTACCTGATCGCGCTCCAGACCTCCACCGGGCCGCGCGTGCGCAAGGTCACCGTGGTTCGCTAG
- a CDS encoding molybdopterin cofactor-binding domain-containing protein, translated as MTITRREFLQRAAFAGSGLVLATFVPELANGQTPDGEWQPNAFLRITPDDRITVIVVRHEMGQGVRTLLPMMVAEELEADWSRVRIEQAVTGPEFDKIRLHTSGSGSSTSTFEAMRRTGATAREMLIAAAAQRWRVPAAECRAEAGSVVHAASRRRLRFGQLVTDAAKMPVPENPRLKDPASFKLLGTPVKRIDGPDIVTGRAQYGMDVRVPNMVFASIERAPVLGARIRTIDDAAARGAPGVIAVMPVRTGIQHGVAVVGTSTWAAMRARSALHIDWDLGEHREFDSDHFEKALDGWLARASFRVRKQGDAEAALASAARRHEASYVFPFQAHAPLEPMNCTADVRADRAEFWVPTQSQVRSMAQAVKVTGLPKEQIRIHATLLGGGFGRRLFADYLAEAAEISKALRRPVQVVWTREDDMRSGFFEPCTAQRLSGGLDAQGRLVALVHRSTSSDLTIYDIHEGRDLYGPRPATPKAADAYESDQSPWGAFDNPYDIANLHALTADVPSPVPYGPWRAVEYPPTVWGRESFIDELARLAGVDPLRFRLDLLTGGVREIGSHPVDPSRLAHVHRLAAERAGWDRPLAASDRLRGRGIAASVYHGGSYIAQVAEVSVAKDLSDLRVHRMVCAVDCGLVLNPLGVQGQAESGITWGLSYTLGGAVAFKQGRAVPGGYADFPVIRMNQMPVTEIHLVSSQAKPGGFGEHAVPMVAPAVANAVFDATGIRVRRLPITPQSLRAARRG; from the coding sequence GTGACGATCACTCGCCGGGAGTTCCTGCAGCGCGCAGCGTTCGCGGGGTCGGGCCTGGTGCTCGCCACCTTCGTCCCGGAGCTGGCGAATGGGCAGACTCCGGATGGCGAGTGGCAGCCGAATGCCTTCCTGCGAATCACTCCGGACGACCGGATCACCGTGATCGTGGTCCGCCACGAGATGGGACAGGGCGTTCGCACCTTGCTTCCGATGATGGTGGCCGAAGAGCTCGAAGCCGATTGGAGTCGGGTGCGGATCGAGCAGGCCGTGACCGGGCCCGAGTTCGACAAGATCCGTCTCCACACCAGCGGGAGCGGCAGCAGTACGAGCACGTTCGAGGCGATGCGCCGAACCGGCGCGACGGCGCGCGAAATGCTGATCGCGGCGGCCGCGCAGCGGTGGCGCGTGCCGGCCGCCGAGTGCCGCGCGGAGGCCGGATCGGTCGTGCATGCCGCGAGCCGGAGGCGCCTGCGCTTCGGCCAGCTCGTCACGGATGCGGCGAAGATGCCCGTGCCGGAGAATCCACGGCTCAAGGACCCCGCCTCCTTCAAGCTGCTCGGCACGCCGGTCAAGCGCATCGACGGTCCGGACATCGTGACCGGGCGAGCGCAGTACGGCATGGACGTTCGCGTGCCCAACATGGTGTTCGCCAGCATCGAGCGGGCGCCGGTGCTGGGAGCGCGAATCCGGACCATCGACGACGCCGCGGCCCGCGGCGCTCCAGGTGTGATCGCGGTCATGCCCGTGCGGACGGGCATCCAGCATGGGGTGGCCGTGGTGGGCACCAGCACCTGGGCCGCCATGCGGGCGCGCTCGGCGCTCCACATCGACTGGGATCTGGGTGAGCATCGCGAGTTCGACTCGGACCATTTCGAGAAAGCGCTCGATGGGTGGCTCGCACGGGCTTCGTTCCGCGTGCGCAAGCAAGGTGATGCCGAAGCGGCGCTCGCGTCGGCGGCCCGGCGCCACGAAGCCAGCTACGTGTTCCCTTTCCAGGCGCACGCGCCGCTCGAGCCGATGAACTGCACAGCGGACGTTCGCGCCGACCGCGCCGAGTTCTGGGTGCCGACGCAGTCCCAGGTGCGTTCCATGGCCCAGGCCGTCAAGGTCACCGGTCTCCCGAAGGAGCAAATCCGCATCCACGCCACCTTGCTGGGTGGCGGTTTCGGCCGCCGTCTGTTCGCCGACTATCTCGCCGAAGCCGCGGAGATCTCCAAGGCCCTCCGCCGTCCGGTGCAGGTCGTGTGGACGCGGGAGGACGACATGCGATCCGGTTTCTTCGAGCCTTGCACCGCGCAGCGACTGAGCGGCGGCCTCGACGCCCAGGGCAGGCTGGTCGCGCTCGTCCACCGCTCCACGTCGAGCGATCTGACCATCTACGACATCCATGAAGGGCGCGATCTCTACGGCCCACGACCGGCCACTCCCAAGGCGGCGGACGCCTACGAGTCCGACCAGAGTCCGTGGGGCGCCTTCGACAATCCCTACGACATCGCGAACCTGCACGCCTTGACCGCCGACGTGCCGAGCCCGGTGCCGTACGGGCCTTGGCGCGCGGTGGAGTATCCGCCGACCGTGTGGGGCCGTGAGTCGTTCATCGACGAGCTGGCGCGGCTGGCCGGCGTGGATCCGCTCCGCTTTCGTCTCGACCTGCTGACCGGCGGCGTGCGCGAGATTGGTTCTCATCCCGTCGACCCGAGCCGTCTGGCGCACGTGCATCGGCTTGCCGCCGAGCGCGCGGGATGGGATCGGCCGCTGGCCGCGAGCGACCGGCTGCGCGGGCGCGGCATCGCGGCCAGCGTGTATCACGGCGGCAGCTACATCGCGCAGGTGGCCGAGGTCAGCGTCGCGAAGGACCTCTCCGATCTGCGTGTCCACCGCATGGTGTGCGCGGTGGACTGCGGCCTGGTGCTGAATCCGCTCGGCGTGCAGGGGCAGGCGGAGAGCGGCATCACCTGGGGCCTCTCCTACACGCTCGGAGGGGCGGTCGCGTTCAAGCAGGGGCGCGCCGTTCCGGGAGGCTACGCCGATTTTCCGGTGATCCGCATGAACCAGATGCCGGTGACGGAGATTCACCTGGTATCCAGCCAGGCCAAGCCCGGCGGCTTCGGCGAGCATGCGGTGCCGATGGTGGCGCCGGCGGTCGCCAATGCCGTGTTCGACGCCACCGGGATTCGCGTCCGCCGCCTCCCGATCACGCCGCAGAGTCTGCGCGCCGCGCGGCGGGGCTGA
- a CDS encoding (2Fe-2S)-binding protein produces the protein MPSYALTINGRSHTVESGPDTPLLWVLRDALGLTGTKYGCGQGVCGACTVHESGQAVRSCQISIAAAAGKRFTTIEGLGSRALHRCQQAWLDLDVSQCGYCQPGMIMAAAALLAENPAPSDAEIDAAMSDLVCRCGTYNRMREAIRRAAGRAGAR, from the coding sequence GTGCCGAGCTATGCGCTGACCATCAACGGACGTTCTCATACCGTCGAGTCCGGGCCGGACACCCCTTTGCTCTGGGTGCTGCGTGACGCGCTGGGGCTCACCGGCACCAAGTACGGATGCGGCCAGGGCGTCTGCGGCGCCTGCACCGTGCACGAGTCGGGACAGGCGGTGCGCTCCTGCCAGATCTCGATCGCCGCCGCGGCCGGCAAACGGTTCACCACCATCGAGGGGCTCGGCTCGAGAGCGCTGCATCGCTGCCAGCAGGCGTGGCTCGATCTCGACGTCTCGCAGTGCGGCTACTGCCAGCCCGGAATGATCATGGCGGCCGCCGCATTGCTGGCGGAGAACCCGGCCCCCTCCGACGCCGAGATCGACGCGGCGATGTCCGACCTGGTCTGCCGCTGCGGCACGTACAACCGCATGCGTGAAGCCATCCGGCGCGCCGCGGGCCGCGCAGGCGCACGGTGA
- a CDS encoding response regulator: MTSLQIRLCLTLLVVGGGLLALKTSFDLDRAEKPVEARAQETARVALLEAVPKIERAYATGREAALGDALQPLLQVPGARAAAVTDVQGHLMASNPARGPDVEAAALAPAFQLAGRAGGDGPRLDMDGPILVAALPIRLEHGPPDASLIGPPLPAPGAGFVLARFDFSSAMASARSRALRANGIIAIGLLALVLAAALVTWLSLGRSVARVAKAIDRFDLGERGARTGMRHGALKPIARAFDAMAERLQSHEEELLEAKHRHELVLRCLPVGVMVVRRDDGRPVYVNARWKELFGIPMDATRDILSLLSTMRCERRDGSPYPLEQLPIPTALRTGQPAEVDDLRVRRDDAVVELRAGAVPVSLWRSDTFDAVIAVVEQPGGPMVPSAAPLPDASLPARLRVQEEPSRDTGLDAAMEVTAFPIGGPPLPEVEAPAPEPDTVLVVEGESSLRELAEQSLSQAGYRVLVTGDGHEALTFVHGEGQSIRAVVLDLWVPGTSGGALLDEILGLDPTARVIAASGYRADMPQLAASGKVAVFLPKPYGGDRLVSAVREAAERGLMEIAER; encoded by the coding sequence ATGACCTCGCTGCAAATCCGGCTGTGCCTGACCCTGTTGGTGGTGGGCGGAGGCCTGCTCGCGCTCAAGACGTCGTTCGATCTCGACCGCGCCGAGAAGCCGGTCGAGGCGCGCGCGCAAGAGACGGCCCGCGTGGCATTGCTCGAGGCCGTCCCGAAGATCGAGCGCGCGTACGCCACCGGACGCGAGGCTGCGCTCGGGGACGCGCTTCAGCCGCTGCTGCAGGTCCCCGGAGCACGCGCCGCGGCCGTCACCGACGTGCAAGGGCACCTGATGGCGTCGAACCCGGCGCGCGGGCCCGACGTCGAAGCGGCCGCGCTCGCCCCGGCGTTCCAGCTCGCGGGTCGGGCCGGCGGGGATGGCCCGCGGCTCGACATGGACGGCCCCATCCTCGTGGCGGCGCTCCCCATCCGGCTCGAGCACGGGCCTCCGGACGCCAGCCTGATAGGACCGCCGCTTCCGGCGCCGGGTGCGGGATTCGTGCTCGCTCGATTCGACTTCTCGAGCGCCATGGCGTCGGCACGAAGCCGCGCGCTGCGGGCCAACGGCATCATCGCGATCGGGCTCCTCGCACTGGTGCTGGCCGCCGCGCTCGTCACCTGGCTCTCGCTCGGCCGCTCGGTGGCGCGCGTCGCCAAAGCGATCGATCGCTTCGATCTCGGTGAGCGCGGCGCGCGCACCGGCATGAGACACGGCGCCCTGAAGCCGATCGCACGGGCGTTCGACGCCATGGCCGAGCGGCTCCAGTCACACGAGGAAGAGCTGCTCGAGGCCAAGCACCGCCACGAGCTCGTGCTGCGCTGCCTGCCGGTCGGCGTCATGGTGGTGCGCCGCGATGACGGTCGCCCGGTGTACGTGAACGCTCGCTGGAAAGAGCTGTTCGGAATCCCGATGGATGCGACGCGCGACATCCTCAGCCTGCTCTCGACGATGCGCTGCGAGCGCAGGGACGGCTCGCCCTATCCTCTCGAGCAGCTTCCCATCCCCACCGCGCTGCGCACCGGGCAACCGGCCGAAGTGGACGATCTGCGCGTGCGGCGCGACGACGCGGTGGTCGAGCTCCGCGCCGGCGCCGTGCCGGTGAGCCTGTGGCGCTCCGACACCTTCGACGCGGTGATCGCGGTGGTCGAGCAGCCCGGAGGCCCGATGGTGCCGAGCGCGGCGCCTTTGCCGGACGCTTCACTCCCCGCCCGGCTTCGGGTCCAGGAAGAGCCGTCACGCGATACGGGCCTCGATGCGGCCATGGAGGTCACGGCGTTCCCGATCGGAGGGCCTCCGCTTCCCGAGGTCGAAGCCCCGGCGCCCGAGCCCGACACGGTGCTGGTGGTCGAAGGTGAATCCTCGCTTCGCGAGCTCGCCGAGCAGAGCCTGAGCCAGGCGGGATACCGAGTGCTCGTCACCGGAGATGGACACGAGGCGCTGACCTTCGTGCACGGCGAGGGACAGTCCATTCGTGCCGTCGTTCTGGATCTGTGGGTGCCCGGGACCTCGGGAGGTGCCTTGCTCGACGAGATCCTGGGGCTCGATCCGACGGCTCGCGTGATCGCGGCCAGCGGATACCGCGCCGACATGCCGCAGCTCGCGGCCTCCGGCAAGGTGGCCGTCTTCCTGCCCAAGCCCTATGGCGGCGACCGGCTGGTCAGCGCGGTGCGCGAAGCGGCCGAGCGAGGGCTGATGGAGATCGCCGAGCGCTGA
- a CDS encoding AAA family ATPase, which translates to MAIVRLGDLLGQEAVASFLTSVVKQGRPSTAYLFQGPSGVGKGTAALAFARALLCERSPGARAASDGSPMDASTGDACNQCGACHKTASLQHPDLKFLFPVSGEERQLEETIAQIVQGVREDPLFVFVYEKAASIRLSMTRELLRELSYAPYEAARRVVVVRDADRMREDQYSALLKALEEPGASTVWVLTTARPPRLPATIRSRCQKVRLAPLSEARLRSFLETRANVPRSEARLLAALSGGSLARALSLRDTDAQAVREEAMALLQPALRGDATRLWRAAQGFMNYGKTGRESLKRMFEFHQLWLRDVLRVQAEMPAEALAHGDREAELRRQAATVTPREIRRRLSVLEEAMQSIDGNVTPELTIFSSIARASGSRLGEGRWPSHFTARWDY; encoded by the coding sequence GTGGCGATCGTTCGACTCGGTGATCTGCTCGGTCAGGAAGCCGTCGCGTCGTTCCTGACCAGCGTGGTGAAGCAAGGAAGGCCTTCGACCGCGTACCTGTTCCAGGGGCCGTCCGGGGTCGGCAAGGGGACCGCGGCGCTGGCGTTCGCGCGCGCCCTGCTGTGTGAGCGGTCGCCGGGCGCCCGAGCGGCGAGCGATGGAAGCCCCATGGACGCCAGCACGGGGGATGCGTGCAACCAGTGCGGCGCCTGCCACAAGACGGCATCGCTCCAGCATCCCGATCTCAAGTTCCTGTTTCCGGTTTCCGGCGAGGAGCGCCAGCTCGAAGAGACCATTGCCCAGATCGTCCAGGGCGTGCGCGAGGACCCACTCTTCGTCTTCGTCTACGAGAAGGCCGCCTCGATCCGGCTGTCGATGACGCGTGAGCTGCTGCGCGAGCTGTCCTACGCGCCCTACGAAGCGGCGCGGCGCGTGGTCGTGGTGCGGGACGCCGACCGGATGCGAGAGGACCAGTACTCCGCCCTGCTCAAGGCGCTCGAGGAGCCCGGCGCCTCCACGGTGTGGGTCCTGACCACCGCACGTCCGCCCAGGCTTCCCGCCACCATCCGCTCTCGCTGCCAGAAAGTCCGGCTGGCCCCGCTCAGCGAAGCGCGCCTTCGCTCGTTCCTCGAGACGCGGGCCAACGTGCCCAGGTCGGAGGCTCGCCTGCTCGCGGCGCTCTCGGGTGGGAGCCTGGCCCGCGCCCTGAGCCTGCGCGACACCGATGCGCAGGCGGTCCGGGAGGAGGCCATGGCTCTGCTCCAGCCCGCGCTGCGCGGAGACGCCACCCGCCTATGGAGAGCGGCGCAGGGTTTCATGAACTACGGCAAGACGGGCCGTGAATCGCTGAAGCGGATGTTCGAGTTCCACCAGCTGTGGCTGCGGGATGTCCTGCGTGTGCAGGCGGAGATGCCGGCCGAGGCGCTGGCGCACGGCGACCGCGAGGCGGAGCTGCGGCGCCAGGCGGCGACGGTGACGCCACGCGAGATCCGCCGGCGCCTGTCGGTGCTGGAAGAGGCCATGCAATCGATCGACGGAAACGTGACTCCCGAACTCACGATCTTCTCGTCGATCGCCCGCGCGAGCGGATCGAGACTCGGAGAAGGCCGCTGGCCGTCGCACTTCACGGCCCGCTGGGACTACTGA
- a CDS encoding MFS transporter: MFPRAVWLLFIGTLINRFGGFVLVFLILYLTRGGYSAAQAGLAVGAYGVGAIAASLIGGFLADRIGRRGTIALSMLSAAVAILALERARSFGAIVALVALTGLTAEAYRPAASAMLGDLVEPARRVTAFAWYRLSINLGAALGPLLGGWLAQHSFRWLFWGDALSCAIYGVLALALLPETRPVVRPPAFEAESSIAIRAEPSGGRTWLRDPWMMRFLIASTLTSIVYAQMHSTFALQVTARGLSDATYGVLIGLNGLVVLALELPIASITQRLPKPPVIAFAFVMLGIGFGLTGVAATAWLLAGTVVIWTLGEIVGAPVASAYVTELAPPAQRGRYQGAWSMTFAIGYVLGPALGASLFGWRPATLWTACFGACVVAAMLVATSPKRAQPGP; encoded by the coding sequence ATGTTTCCCCGGGCCGTGTGGCTGCTGTTCATCGGCACGCTGATCAACCGCTTCGGCGGCTTCGTGCTGGTGTTCCTGATCCTCTACCTCACCCGGGGAGGCTACTCCGCGGCGCAGGCAGGCCTGGCCGTCGGCGCCTACGGCGTGGGCGCGATCGCCGCGTCGCTCATCGGCGGGTTCCTGGCCGACCGGATCGGACGCCGGGGGACGATTGCGCTGTCCATGCTCTCGGCGGCCGTCGCCATCCTGGCGCTCGAGCGCGCCAGGAGCTTTGGCGCGATCGTGGCGCTCGTCGCACTCACCGGTCTCACGGCCGAGGCGTATCGGCCGGCGGCGAGCGCGATGCTCGGGGACCTGGTCGAGCCCGCCCGGCGAGTCACTGCGTTCGCGTGGTATCGGCTGTCGATCAATCTCGGCGCCGCGCTCGGCCCGCTGCTCGGCGGGTGGCTCGCCCAGCACTCGTTTCGCTGGCTCTTCTGGGGCGATGCCCTGTCGTGCGCGATCTACGGCGTGCTGGCGCTGGCGCTCCTGCCGGAGACCCGGCCGGTGGTCAGGCCGCCGGCGTTCGAGGCCGAATCGTCGATCGCGATTCGCGCGGAGCCGAGCGGCGGGCGCACATGGCTGCGCGATCCCTGGATGATGCGCTTCCTGATCGCCTCCACGCTCACCTCGATCGTCTACGCGCAGATGCACTCGACGTTCGCGCTCCAGGTGACGGCCCGCGGACTGAGCGACGCCACGTACGGGGTGCTGATCGGGCTCAACGGACTCGTGGTGCTGGCGCTCGAGCTCCCGATCGCCTCGATCACCCAGAGACTTCCCAAGCCGCCGGTGATCGCGTTCGCGTTCGTGATGCTGGGCATCGGCTTCGGTCTGACCGGGGTCGCCGCGACGGCATGGCTGCTCGCTGGGACGGTGGTGATCTGGACACTCGGTGAGATCGTCGGCGCGCCCGTGGCGTCGGCCTACGTCACCGAGCTGGCGCCGCCTGCGCAGCGCGGACGCTACCAGGGCGCCTGGAGCATGACGTTCGCGATTGGATACGTGCTCGGGCCCGCCCTGGGTGCGAGCTTGTTTGGATGGCGGCCCGCGACGTTGTGGACGGCTTGCTTCGGGGCCTGCGTGGTTGCGGCGATGCTGGTGGCGACGTCGCCGAAGCGTGCGCAGCCGGGTCCGTGA